The nucleotide window CGAGAACCGGCACGTTCAAAGCGAGCAGAGCCGGGGCGGCGATCACGGACGTGATGACGTAATTTGCCGTCGTGGGGACGCCGATGCCGAGAATGAGCGACGTCACCATGGTGAACATAAGCGTGAGCATCAGATTTCCTCCGGCGACGGCAACCAGCGTCGAGCCAACCTTCAGCCCAAGACCCGTCTGCGTCACAACGCCGATGATGATCCCGGCGCAGGCGCAGGGCGCAATAATCGAGAGCGCGCTTCTGGCGCCGTTTTCAAGTCCGTTGAGAAAATCCCGAAGGGACATGCGCGTGCTTTTTTTGAACATCGAACACACGATCGCGGCCACGATGGCGCCGAGAGCCGCATAAGCGGGGGAAAATCCGTCTATCAGCAGATACAGAACGACCAGAATGGGCAAAAGAAGGTGTCCGCGGGATTTGAGAACTTCAGACGTCTTTTTCAGCTGTTCTTTCGGAAGGCCGAGCAGACCGTGTTTCAACGCCTCGTAGTGAACGCCGGCCCAGATTCCAAAGTAATACAGAACGGCGGGTATGGCCGCAGCGGTGATAATTCTGAGGTACGGAGTGTTGGTAAACTCAGCCATGATGAACGCGGCGGAGCCCATTATGGGAGGCATCAGCTGCCCGCCGGTGGAAGCGGCAGCCTCGACCGCGCCGGCAAATTCAGGGCGGTATCCCAGACGTTTCATCATCGGGATGGTGAAGCTGCCGGTTCCGACGACGTTTGCGACGGAGCTGCCGGAGAGAGTTCCCATCAGCGCGCTGGACAGGACGGCCACCTTCGCCGGCCCGCCAGGCTTATTTCCGGCGATGGAGTTGGTCAAATCCATGAAAAATTCACCCATTCCCGTTTTTTCGAGAAACGCGCCGAAGAGCAGGAACAGAAAAATGAAAGTGGACGATACGCCGATAGGCAGCCCCAATATCCCTTCCGTGGAGAAAAACTGATGCTGAATAAAGACGCCGAAGCTGATGCCCCTGTGAGCGAGCCTGCCGGGAACGAGCCTTCCATAAAAAGCGTAGAGCATGAAGATCAGAGAAAGTATGACCATCGGCCAACCCACAACGCGACGCACGGCCTCCAGCACCAGGATGAACATAATGACTCCCACGACCAGGTCGGTCTGGCTGATCAAACCCGCGCGGAGGACGATGGCTCTGTAGTTGATCACAAGATAGAGGCTGCAGGACAAAGCGATGAAGGAAAAAGCGACGTCGAGGGGATGTATTTTTTCATGCCACCTGGAGGTCATGGGGTAGAATAAAAAGATCAAAAATAAGCCAAAGCCGAGATGTAACGCCCTCAGCAGAATCGCGTCGAGCGTGATCACCGTGGATGTGACCAGTTGAAATACGGAAAACAGGATAAGAAGAACAGAGACGACTTTTGCAAAGGGACCCGCGAAAGCCCTGATATTGAAAGTTTTGTCATACTTTCTTAAAATATTGTCGACTTCGCTCGCGGAAAGCGCTGCGTCCTGTTGGATATTTTCTTCGTGAAGGTCGTCGGACATCATGTCATTCTCCTTTGCGTCTGAAGGCTTGGCGGATTAACCCGGTAAAATACCTGTCGTCTCTCTGTCGGATTGCATGACCCCGCAGGGGGTGTATCTGGTCCGGTTATCGTTCTATTTGATAACACCCTTGTCCTTGAAGAATTTCTGCGCGCCCGGATGCAACTCGATGCTCATTCCCTCCAGCGCCGTCTCCTCAATGATGAATTTACCGGCCGCGTGGGAGTTGATGATGCGCTGTTTGTTGGCGTACATGGTCTCAAGCATTTTGTACAGCAGGTCGGCGTCGAAATCCGCCTTTACGGCGATGATCGAGCGAACGGCGACGGACTGTATGTCTTTTGTCTGGCCGCGATACGTGTTGGCCGGAATCGTGAACCTCACATAGTAGGAATAATTTTTGAACAGATTTTCAATGACGTCCTCGTCGACCGGAGTGAGCTTGATTTCATTCGTGGTGGCAAGGTCAACGATGGCCGCCGTCGGAACGCCCACAAGAACAAACGTGGCGTCGATCTGACGGTCCTTCATCGCGGTCGCGGCCTCGTTGAAGGAGAGGAACTTCGCGTCGATGTCCTTGTCCGCGTCGATGCCCGCCGCCTTGAGAACCTGACGCGCGCAAGCCTCAGACCCGCTTCCGATCGCTCCGATGGCGACTTTTTTGCCCTTCAGGTCCTTCACGCTGCTGATATTGGCAGAGGCCTGGGTCACCAGCTGAATCGGCTCCGAGTAGAGGGACGCCACACCCTTCAGGTCAGGAAATTTACCGTTCGGGAAGAGAACAATTCCTTCTTTGGCGTAATAGCAAACGTCGTTCTGAGCGATGGCCATTTCCACTTCGCCGGTTTTGAGCAGGTTGATGTTGGCGACAGAACCGCCGGTCGTCTGCACGGTGGCGTTGACGCCCGGGATGTTATTGTTCCAGATATCGGCGAACGCGCCGCCCAGAGGATAATAAGTTCCGCCCGTTCCTCCCGTCGCGATGTTGATAAAAATCTGATCGGCGGCGGAAACCGGCGAAACTGCCGTAAACAGGCAGAAAACTATAACTGACAGCACAAAGAATTTTTTACTCATCACAATGTTCCTCCTTTTTGTTTTTCGTTACGTTCTTTTTTCCCATAGTCCGGTCAAAACGATTTCAACCTGTCATCACCTCTTTTCAACTGTGAACCCTGATCATGTATCGCGAAAACATCATCCATAAAAAATAACGAATTTTTAAGCGGGAAGTCTCTTACAAAATTAATTTAAGCACGATATTTCATAAAAAATATGTTTCATT belongs to Synergistaceae bacterium and includes:
- a CDS encoding TAXI family TRAP transporter solute-binding subunit — its product is MSKKFFVLSVIVFCLFTAVSPVSAADQIFINIATGGTGGTYYPLGGAFADIWNNNIPGVNATVQTTGGSVANINLLKTGEVEMAIAQNDVCYYAKEGIVLFPNGKFPDLKGVASLYSEPIQLVTQASANISSVKDLKGKKVAIGAIGSGSEACARQVLKAAGIDADKDIDAKFLSFNEAATAMKDRQIDATFVLVGVPTAAIVDLATTNEIKLTPVDEDVIENLFKNYSYYVRFTIPANTYRGQTKDIQSVAVRSIIAVKADFDADLLYKMLETMYANKQRIINSHAAGKFIIEETALEGMSIELHPGAQKFFKDKGVIK
- a CDS encoding TRAP transporter permease — protein: MMSDDLHEENIQQDAALSASEVDNILRKYDKTFNIRAFAGPFAKVVSVLLILFSVFQLVTSTVITLDAILLRALHLGFGLFLIFLFYPMTSRWHEKIHPLDVAFSFIALSCSLYLVINYRAIVLRAGLISQTDLVVGVIMFILVLEAVRRVVGWPMVILSLIFMLYAFYGRLVPGRLAHRGISFGVFIQHQFFSTEGILGLPIGVSSTFIFLFLLFGAFLEKTGMGEFFMDLTNSIAGNKPGGPAKVAVLSSALMGTLSGSSVANVVGTGSFTIPMMKRLGYRPEFAGAVEAAASTGGQLMPPIMGSAAFIMAEFTNTPYLRIITAAAIPAVLYYFGIWAGVHYEALKHGLLGLPKEQLKKTSEVLKSRGHLLLPILVVLYLLIDGFSPAYAALGAIVAAIVCSMFKKSTRMSLRDFLNGLENGARSALSIIAPCACAGIIIGVVTQTGLGLKVGSTLVAVAGGNLMLTLMFTMVTSLILGIGVPTTANYVITSVIAAPALLALNVPVLAAHMFVFYFGIIADITPPVCLAAVAGAGVAKAEPMRTGVNATRLAIAAFVVPYIFVYSPELILIHPHVLHIVYAIVTAVIGMFLVASGLTGYFVTNMNILERVIFVASGITLLTTPYLLNFAAGVVAAAAVFIQYRKRSRAESAA